One region of Macadamia integrifolia cultivar HAES 741 chromosome 11, SCU_Mint_v3, whole genome shotgun sequence genomic DNA includes:
- the LOC122093885 gene encoding probable LRR receptor-like serine/threonine-protein kinase At1g56130, protein MEEQRKKKSMLKPRCTKCFSVFAHALWTIYFLSQLLISEAQTANATTDPSEVRALNSIFQKWGIKATANWNISGEPCSGYAIDTTDLDNNGAFNPGIKCDCSYNNGSTCHMTHLKVYALEVVGTIVDELMNLTYLNNLKEAYCKPEKSHEEDLDEFESQLQGLGSQQLAGAMAVAAAEFQKLWLEMGL, encoded by the exons ATGgaagaacagaggaagaagaaatccatGTTGAAACCCAGATGCACCAAATGCTTTTCAGTATTTGCTCATGCCTTATGGACCATTTACTTCCTCAGCCAGCTCCTCATATCTGAAGCTCAAACTGCCAATGCTACTACAGACCCATCtgaag TGAGAGCTTTAAACTCTATTTTCCAGAAATGGGGTATCAAGGCTACGGCTAACTGGAACATCAGTGGGGAACCTTGCAGTGGATACGCCATTGACACAACGGATCTTGACAACAATGGAGCCTTCAACCCGGGCATTAAGTGTGATTGCTCATATAACAATGGCTCCACATGCCATATGACCCATTT GAAAGTGTATGCATTGGAAGTAGTGGGGACAATTGTAGACGAGCTTATGAATCTCACTTACCTCAACAATTT aaaagaagcTTACTGCAAGCCTGAAAAATCACATGAGGAAGATCTGGATGAGTTTGAGAGTCAA TTGCAGGGTCTGGGATCACAGCAGTTGGCAGGGGCGATGGCTGTGGCTGCGGCTGAGTTTCAGAAACTCTGGCTGGAAATGGGATTGTAG
- the LOC122093173 gene encoding senescence-associated carboxylesterase 101-like, with amino-acid sequence MSTLFSSGLELAQLVVASDLLRCSWEAIDELHKNPRSSNIVSSQLSSFSVKYETYQQPNYEILAFAFCSSPSSAGLEKQQQQKQVNPYLSINIAARALYRSLPDDLFEKLQKCSRPLIVTGNSLGGLVASHVVLEILQRFSSSKTNLPLCITFGSPIVSGNNGLRQVIYDKPILNSQFLHVVSSEDHIPFLFIPSNYSPNIVSNSSSAFHSKGYKTFGTYLMCSTSGCACFNSTDASLKLLEAKGRSQLVKHNVDYGNILGHLKEFNFLRLEEYGKILEDIKKSIIFSNGFSSVLPGLPDCSSLEVGIRLQMEAIEVTEVVEEYYNEHGTLMAEIEKQATEDMERRCEELVHEQKLSCIKINMAKLEWYHKVSWTILREGYYDDYKNKASKRSLDARLFEKLLTEYWQKKVEEAKRIPQKGGGVPLEIVYLGAGTNYRRMVEPLEIAEFYRMGKKKYLKHRPNHYKLLQKWLDDDEKNSNSLSSMMMMRNRKNLTLTEDSCFWAHVEDAMISIQMLKNGNKLTGESPEEDLKEFEGYVMGLIENLKVSPEIFLEKSTFMSWWTEYSKIIEDGHTSPLINYMKAKKYLMYK; translated from the exons ATGAGTACTCT gtTTAGCAGTGGACTAGAGCTGGCACAGTTGGTGGTGGCTTCAGATCTTCTTCGTTGTTCATGGGAAGCCATTGATGAACTCCACAAAAATCCTAGGAGCTCTAATATCGTGTCATCCCAATTATCATCATTCTCTGTTAAGTACGAAACCTATCAACAACCCAATTATGAAATTCTAGCTTTTGCTTTTTGTTCTTCACCCTCGTCTGCTGGACTAGAAAAAcagcaacaacaaaaacaagtCAATCCATATTTATCTATCAATATAGCAGCTAGAGCTCTTTACCGCTCCCTTCCGGATGACCTGTTTGAGAAG TTGCAGAAGTGTTCAAGACCCCTCATTGTCACTGGTAATTCTCTGGGAGGATTGGTTGCGTCACACGTCGTCTTGGAGATCCTACAGAgattttcttcctcaaagaCCAATCTCCCTCTATGCATCACCTTTGGTTCTCCCATTGTTAGCGGCAACAATGGCCTCAGACAAGTCATTTACGATAAGCCGATATTGAATTCTCAGTTCCTGCACGTAGTCTCCAGTGAAGATCACATACCTTTTCTCTTCATCCCATCAAATTACAGTCCCAATATTGTTAGCAATTCATCATCAGCTTTCCATTCAAAAGGTTATAAAACTTTTGGTACATATCTAATGTGTTCTACATCAGGTTGTGCCTGTTTCAATAGCACTGATGCATCTTTGAAATTACTGGAGGCTAAAGGAAGATCTCAGTTGGTCaaacataatgtggattatggCAATATTTTGGGACATTTAAAAGAATTCAATTTTTTGAGACTTGAGGAATATGGAAAAATTTTGGAAGACATcaaaaaatctattattttcTCCAATGGGTTTTCATCAGTGCTACCTGGATTGCCTGATTGCTCTTCGCTTGAGGTTGGAATACGTCTGCAGATGGAAGCAATTGAAGTTACAGAAGTAGTAGAG GAGTACTACAATGAGCATGGCACTTTGATGGCAGAGATAGAGAAGCAGGCAACAGAGGACATGGAGAGACGATGTGAAGAGTTGGTACATGAACAGAAGCTAAGTTGCATTAAAATTAACATGGCAAAGCTTGAATGGTACCACAAGGTCTCTTGGACTATTTTGCGTGAGGGCTACTATGATGACTATAAGAACAAAGCCTCAAAAAGAAGTTTAGATGCTCGCTTGTTTGAGAAGCTTCTCACAGAGTATTGGCAAaagaaggtagaagaagcaaaACGAATACCCCAGAAAGGAGGAGGGGTTCCATTGGAAATAGTCTATCTCGGTGCTGGAACAAATTATAGAAGGATGGTTGAACCTCTTGAAATTGCAGAGTTCTATAGGATGGGCAAGAAGAAGTACCTCAAACATAGACCCAATCATTATAAACTGTTGCAGAAATGGCTGGATGATGACGAGAAGAATAGCAACAGCTTATcatcgatgatgatgatgaggaacaGGAAGAATCTTACTTTAACAGAGGATTCTTGCTTCTGGGCACATGTGGAGGATGCTATGATTTCAATACAAATGTTGAAGAATGGAAACAAACTAACTGGGGAATCACCTGAGGaagatctgaaggagtttgaagGTTATGTAATGGGCTTGATAGAAAATCTTAAAGTTTCACCAGAGATTTTCTTGGAGAAGAGTACCTTCATGAGCTGGTGGACAGAGTATTCTAAGATCATAGAGGATGGACATACTTCACCACTGATCAATTATATGAAAGCAAAAAAGTATCTAATGTATAAGTAG
- the LOC122093886 gene encoding putative disease resistance RPP13-like protein 3 — MADSIASFVTDNVLKCIKDEAELLIGLDDQVKSLKDQLEVIDAILVRSERARLRHHGPIEVLMGQLRDIACDAEDTIDTYSAKECIRNERSLIGSIIDWPREQWSKHEVAKKIEDISGRIDRIKRDLDSSGINLNQALQPPSFQGQPQQKRRRVEENEVVGFDDESNTITRRLLRRQGENHHLTVVSIVGMGGMGKTTLAKKVYNDLEVKKHFEQGCAWAHVSQDYSHKQLLLVILKAFKRLTIEEMKMEEEEIGELLLQCLKGKRVLFTTRVEHVAREADPTPHRLKFLSPDESWELLKKKVFGGEKCNKLWEESGRKISKKCGGLPLAIVVLGGVLFYKWTKTFDQWSKAVDCVSSILSERPKDCKEILKYSYDDLPLHQLRVCYLYFAAFPEDFEIPTKRLIRLWVAEGLVQVPPRSYETSEQVAEHYLDELIDRSLVEAVKRRSNGGVKTCKIHDLLRDLCIDEAQKQKFIIQYQERGIDEQLISIIPRRLAGKSNLLRYIYLKCSSKPLRSILCFIHRELVHGINTNLTSFCNNLQLLRVLDLEGIIVDTLPDEIGKLFHLRYLSLGITTLTKLPDSICNLRNLQTLVVKSKSIHSIPSGIWKLKKLRHVYLQGQTLLSPPTSTMDNESSLVDLQTLSTICPSSCTEEIFAQMPNLIKLGVEGDLQSKLESLAKSRDKLQQLKSLKLKRDLTSAPVIMLPRKFPENLTKISLHNTELEADPLQQLGQLKQLQILKLMEQSYVGYTLSFNSEDFERLLVLQLMNFYDHEFKLEMEEGALPSLERLVIHNCHSLQRVPDELWDLTTLEIINLWEPSGPVRSVILQKENEIKQRCKIEMFPPETH; from the exons ATGGCAGATAGCATTGCTTCTTTTGTTACAGATAATGTACTCAAATGCATAAAAGATGAGGCAGAACTGCTGATAGGGTTGGATGATCAGGTCAAGAGCCTCAAAGATCAGCTCGAAGTAATAGATGCCATCCTTGTGAGAAGCGAGAGGGCTCGCCTTCGGCACCATGGACCAATAGAGGTGCTGATGGGGCAATTGCGAGATATAGCTTGTGATGCTGAGGATACGATCGACACATACAGTGCGAAAGAATGCATTCGGAATGAAAGAAGCTTGATTGGAAGTATAATTGACTGGCCTAGGGAGCAATGGTCTAAACATGAGGTCGCGAAAAAGATTGAAGACATAAGTGGAAGGATTGATCGTATTAAGCGAGACTTGGATTCGAGTGGGATCAATCTAAATCAAGCTCTACAACCTCCTTCTTTTCAGGGCCAGCCACAGCAGAAGCGGCGGCGTGTCGAAGAAAATGAGgttgttggttttgatgatgagTCAAATACGATAACAAGGCGATTGCTCCGCCGTCAAGGAGAGAACCACCATCTCACTGTTGTCTCGATCGTGGGTATGGGCGGCATGGGTAAGACTACGCTTGCCAAGAAAGTCTACAATGACCTTGAGGTGAAGAAGCACTTCGAACAAGGTTGTGCTTGGGCACATGTGTCCCAAGACTACAGCCATAAACAGCTACTACTAGTCATTCTAAAAGCTTTCAAGAGATTAACAATAGAGGAGATGAAGATGGAGGAGGAAGAGATTGGGGAGCTGCTTTTGCAATGCCTCAAGGGGAAAAG AGTTTTGTTCACAACTCGTGTGGAACATGTAGCAAGGGAAGCCGATCCAACTCCACATCGTTTGAAATTTCTCAGCCCTGATGAGAGCTGGGAACTACTTAAGAAGAAGGTGTTCGGAGGAGAAAAATGCAACAAACTATGGGAGGAATCTGGGAGAAAGATTTCCAAGAAATGTGGGGGCCTTCCATTAGCTATTGTTGTTCTTGGTGGTGTATTGTTTTACAAATGGACGAAGACATTTGATCAGTGGTCTAAGGCAGTTGACTGTGTGAGTTCTATCCTTTCTGAGCGTCCAAAGGATTGCAAAGAGATACTGAAGTATAGCTATGATGATCTACCTCTTCATCAGTTGAGGGTTTGCTACCTCTATTTTGCTGCTTTCCCCGAAGATTTCGAGATTCCTACAAAACGGTTGATTCGACTATGGGTTGCAGAAGGACTGGTTCAAGTTCCTCCCCGTAGCTACGAAACAAGCGAGCAAGTCGCAGAACATTATTTGGATGAGCTAATCGATAGAAGCCTTGTTGAAGCAGTGAAGAGAAGATCTAATGGTGGTGTGAAGACATGTAAAATCCATGATCTTCTCCGAGATCTTTGCATTGATGAAGCCCAGAAGCAAAAATTTATCATCCAGTACCAGGAGCGAGGCATTGATGAACAGTTGATTTCCATCATACCACGACGACTAGCCGGAAAGTCTAATCTTCTGAGGTACATTTACTTAAAGTGTTCTTCTAAACCACTTCGCTCTATTCTCTGCTTCATCCACAGAGAACTTGTTCATGGCATTAATACTAACTTAACATCTTTTTGCAATAACCTTCAATTGCTTAGAGTGTTGGACCTTGAGGGTATAATTGTTGATACCTTACCAGATGAAATAGGTAAACTGTTTCACTTGAGGTACTTGAGCTTGGGCATTACAACACTTACAAAGCTTCCAGATTCAATTTGCAACCTGAGGAACCTCCAGACCCTAGTTGTAAAATCTAAGTCCATCCACTCTATACCTTCAGGGATCtggaaattgaaaaaattaagGCATGTGTACCTCCAAGGTCAGACTCTCCTTTCCCCACCGACCTCCACTATGGACAATGAATCCTCTTTGGTGGATCTCCAAACTCTATCCACAATATGTCCCAGTAGTTGTACTGAAGAGATCTTTGCCCAAATGCCCAATCTAATCAAATTAGGGGTAGAAGGAGACTTGCAATCCAAGTTGGAGTCTTTAGCCAAGAGTAGGGACAAATTGCAACAACTCAAGTCATTGAAGTTGAAAAGAGATCTTACTTCTGCACCTGTCATAATGCTTCCAAGAAAGTTTCCAGAAAACCTCACAAAGATCAGTTTACACAACACTGAACTGGAAGCAGACCCCTTGCAGCAGTTGGGACAGTTAAAGCAACTCCAGATCCTGAAATTGATGGAGCAATCTTATGTGGGATACACACTATCCTTCAATTCTGAAGACTTCGAACGCTTGCTAGTCCTGCAGCTGATGAACTTCTATGATCATGAATTCAAATTGGAAATGGAGGAAGGAGCACTACCAAGCCTTGAGCGATTGGTTATCCACAATTGCCATTCTCTACAGAGAGTTCCCGATGAACTTTGGGACTTAACAACTCTGGAAATAATAAACTTGTGGGAGCCATCAGGACCAGTGAGAAGTGTGATTCtacaaaaggaaaatgagaTAAAGCAACGATGCAAGATCGAGATGTTTCCGCCGGAGACACACTAG
- the LOC122093887 gene encoding CASP-like protein 1D2: MEKGKSDFVASELVTSKLQTVDLFLRFLVFAASLVGLLVMGNSSQTALTETTEIGYFPALIYYEVALSIAGFYAIITVIASFVASGKPTPSKKLLILFAVLDAMMVGIVASATGSAAAFGYVDLKGNPEMGWMYMCHSFPLFCRYIAVASAVSLFESIVLVLLVLSSTYHLYHLSK, encoded by the exons ATGGAAAAAGGCAAGTCTGATTTTGTAGCCAGCGAGTTGGTTACCTCCAAACTGCAAACAGTGGATTTGTTTCTTAGGTTCTTAGTGTTTGCAGCATCACTTGTGGGTTTGTTGGTTATGGGGAATAGTAGTCAGACTGCACTTACAGAGACAACAGAAATCGGATACTTCCCAGCCTTAAT ATACTATGAGGTAGCACTTTCCATAGCTGGATTTTATGCTATTATCACAGTGATTGCATCCTTCGTGGCTAGTGGGAAACCAACTCCTTCTAAGAAGCTCCTGATATTATTTGCAGTACTTGATGCG ATGATGGTTGGTATTGTGGCCTCAGCCACCGGTTCAGCGGCGGCTTTCGGGTATGTCGATCTTAAGGGAAATCCTGAGATGGGTTGGATGTATATGTGCCATTCTTTCCCACTGTTCTGCCGCTACATTGCAGTTGCCTCAGCAGTCTCTTTGTTTGAATCCATTGTCCTTGTCTTGCTTGTTTTAAGCTCCACTTACCATCTTTACCATTTGAGCAAGTGA